One Castanea sativa cultivar Marrone di Chiusa Pesio chromosome 4, ASM4071231v1 DNA window includes the following coding sequences:
- the LOC142630476 gene encoding UDP-glycosyltransferase 89B2-like, whose product MSTTAATTAGAHILAYTYPASGHIIPLLDLTHQLLRRGLTVTVVVIPTDLPLLQPLLSLHPSSLHSLVLPAPEPPTPSWKSRMAKDQAMRDLHYPLLLNWFHSHLSPPIAIISDFFLGWTHHLAKQLGLPRVVFSPSGAFGLSVLFSLWRDLPKNEDPEDMDFQVLLPKIPNSPVYPWRQLPNQYKNCTEGDPDWEFNKNNMLDNFASWGLVVNSFTELERVYLEHLRTELGHDRVWSVGPLLPLEDDVVGSSSRGGSSSIPCEQVMAWLNSRNDNSVVYVCFGSRTTLSTKQMDALVSALEQSGVEFILCVRGLDERHVGVIPDGFEDRVEGRGLVIKGWAPQVAILKHRAVGAFLTHCGWNSVLEGITAGVVMLTWPMASDQFTNAKLLVDQLGVGIRAGENIENIPEPSKLAHLLVESVSATRLERVRVKELSDAALGSIKGGSSNKDLDEFLERLPRCCQN is encoded by the coding sequence ATGTCCACCACTGCCGCCACCACCGCCGGTGCACACATCCTTGCTTACACCTACCCAGCCTCAGGCCACATCATACCGCTCCTCGACCTCACCCACCAATTACTCCGCCGCGGCCTCACCGTCACTGTTGTAGTCATCCCCACCGACCTCCCTTTGCTCCAACCCCTCCTATCCCTCCACCCTTCTTCACTCCACTCCTTAGTTCTCCCAGCTCCTGAACCTCCCACACCCTCATGGAAAAGTCGCATGGCCAAGGACCAAGCCATGCGTGATCTTCACTACCCACTTCTCCTCAACTGGTTCCATTCTCACCTCTCACCCCCCATAGCTATAATCTCCGATTTCTTCCTCGGCTGGACCCACCACCTCGCTAAACAACTCGGCTTGCCACGCGTCGTCTTCTCTCCCTCCGGTGCTTTTGGCTTGTCAGTTCTTTTCTCACTATGGCGTGACTTACCCAAAAATGAAGATCCTGAAGATATGGATTTTCAGGTCTTGTTACCTAAAATCCCGAATTCCCCAGTTTACCCTTGGCGGCAACTCCCTAATCAGTATAAGAACTGTACAGAAGGAGACCCAGATTGggaatttaacaaaaacaacatGCTTGATAATTTCGCTAGCTGGGGTTTGGTTGTCAACTCGTTCACTGAGTTGGAGCGAGTTTACTTGGAGCATTTGAGGACCGAACTCGGGCACGATCGAGTCTGGTCTGTGGGCCCGTTATTGCCTCTTGAAGATGACGTGGTTGGATCCTCTAGCAGAGGTGGATCCAGCTCAATACCATGTGAACAAGTGATGGCGTGGTTAAATTCGCGAAATGACAATTCCGTTGTTTATGTTTGCTTTGGGAGTCGTACAACGCTGAGTACTAAACAAATGGATGCGTTGGTTTCAGCTTTAGAGCAAAGTGGGGTCGAGTTTATTTTGTGTGTGAGGGGCTTGGATGAGCGGCATGTGGGTGTGATTCCCGATGGGTTTGAAGACCGTGTGGAGGGTAGGGGTTTGGTGATTAAAGGATGGGCCCCACAAGTGGCTATACTGAAGCACCGAGCTGTGGGTGCATTCTTGACTCATTGTGGGTGGAACTCGGTGTTGGAAGGGATCACTGCTGGGGTGGTGATGCTGACATGGCCAATGGCTTCAGATCAGTTCACGAATGCAAAACTACTGGTTGATCAGCTAGGCGTGGGAATTCGAGCTGGTGAGAATATAGAGAATATTCCCGAGCCCTCTAAGTTAGCTCATCTATTGGTGGAGTCGGTGAGTGCAACAAGACTAGAGAGAGTCCGAGTTAAGGAGCTTAGTGATGCAGCTTTGGGTTCGATCAAAGGAGGGAGCTCGAATAAAGATTTGGATGAATTTCTAGAGCGACTACCTAGGTGTTGTCAAAATTAG